One Nomascus leucogenys isolate Asia chromosome 22a, Asia_NLE_v1, whole genome shotgun sequence DNA segment encodes these proteins:
- the SSB gene encoding lupus La protein: MAENGDNEKMAALEAKICHQIEYYFGDFNLPRDKFLKEQIKLDEGWVPLEIMIKFNRLNRLTTDFNVIVEALSKSKAELMEISEDKTKIRRSPSKPLPEVTDEYKNDVKNRSVYIKGFPTDATLDDIKEWLEDKGQVLNIQMRRTLHKAFKGSIFVVFDSIESAKKFVETPGQKYKETDLLILFKDDYFAKKNEERKQNKVEAKLRAKQEQEAKQKLEEDAEMKSLEEKIGCLLKFSGDLDDQTCREDLHILFSNHGEIKWIDFVRGAKEGIILFKEKAKEALGKAKDANNGNLQLRNKEVTWEVLEGEVEKEALKKIIEDQQESLNKWKSKGRRFKGKGKGNKAAQPGSGKGKVQFQGKKTKFASDDEHDENGATGPVKRAREETDKEEPASKQQKTENGAGDQ, encoded by the exons ATGGCTGAAAATGGTGATAATGAAAAGATGGCTGCCCTGGAGGCCAAAATCTGTCATCAAATTGAG TATTATTTTGGCGACTTCAATTTGCCACGGGACAAGTTTCTAAAGGAACAGATAAAACTGGATGAAGGCTGGGTACCTTTGGAGataatgataaaattcaacag GTTGAACCGTCTAACAACAGACTTTAATGTAATTGTGGAAGCATTGAGCAAATCTAAGGCAGAACTCATGGAAATCAGTGAAGATAAAACTAAAATCAGAAGGTCTCCAAGCAAACCCCTACCTGAAGTGACTGATGAGtataaaaatgatgtaaaaaacAGATCTGTTTATATT AAAGGCTTCCCAACTGATGCAACTCTTGATGACATAAAAGAATGGTTAGAAGATAAAGGTCAAGTACTAAATATTCAGATGAGAAGAACATTGCATAAAGCATTTAAG GGATcaatttttgttgtgtttgatAGCATTGAATCTGCTAAGAAGTTTGTAGAGACCCCTGGCCAGAAGTACAAAGAAACAGACCTGCTAATACTTTTCAA GGACGATTACTTTgccaaaaaaaatgaagaaagaaaacaaaataaagtggaAGCTAAATTAAGAGCTAAACA ggagcaagaagcaaaacaaaagttGGAAGAAGATGCTGAAATG aaatctCTAGAAGAAAAGATTGGATGCTTGCTGAAATTTTCGGGTGATTTAGATGATCAGACCTGTAGAGAAGATTTACACATACTTTTCTCAAAtcatggtgaaataaaatggatagACTTCGTCAGAGGAGCAAAAGAG GGGATaattctatttaaagaaaaagccaAGGAAGCATTGGGTAAAGCCAAAGATGCAAATAATGGTAACCTACAATTAAGGAACAAAGAAGTGACTTGGGAAGTACTAGAAGGAGAGGTGGAAAAAGaagcactgaaaaaaattatagaagaccAACAAGAATCCCTAAACAAATGGAAGTCAAAAG GTCGTAgatttaaaggaaaaggaaagggtaATAAAGCTGCCCAGCCTGGGTCTGGTAAAGGAAAAGTACAGTTTCAGGGCAAGAAAACGAAATTTGCTAGTGATGATGAACATGATGAAAATGGTGCAACTG GACCTGTGAAAAGAGcaagagaagaaacagacaaagaagAACCTGcatccaaacaacagaaaacagaaaatggtgCTGGAGACCAGTAG